Part of the Aquarana catesbeiana isolate 2022-GZ linkage group LG06, ASM4218655v1, whole genome shotgun sequence genome is shown below.
TCCCTATTCTGAGTGGAATATGTGGGGACTCGATGAATCCGATCTCAATACATTCAGGTGCGGAGGCCCCCATAATCTGACAAAAAACTTTTTGGACTACTGAGATTAAATCAGTTGTTTGGATTGTTTCAGGTAACCCTTTTATATGGATGTTCTGCCTTCTGTCTCTGTTCTCGTAATCGTCTAACTGATCCTTATATAGATTTAGGACATCCTCATGTTCTTTGATCAAATCTTGGACCTCCGTCACTGCCTGTATCATTACCTCATGGTTCTCTTCCAAGCTTTCCACCCTATGCCCCAGTGCCCTTGTATCTTCTTTTAGGTCCTCTACCGCCTGCTGGAAAGCCTGCTCCACTGTGCTGATTAGTTGCTGGATATCAGTCTTTGTAGGGAGGGCCCTCAGTAGATCTTTGATTTCCCTAATTTCTCTCTCAGCTTCTCCCGCCTCTCCCCTTGGAACCGGAGTCTGTGTCTCCCTTTTTTCCAGTGGGGGACCTGTAGAGTAGCCGGGGCCTGCCAATGTTTGTTTTTCCTCCCTCATTACTGATTCTCCCTCCACAAATGGGGTCCCTCTTTCTACCATAGCCAAGTCTCCCTTAAAGGATGAAGCGCGCAGAGCCTTACTATTTGCGGGTTCGGGGGGGCTATGTTCCAATATCAAGGTGTCCACTTTCTGCGTGTCTCCATCTTTATTTTCGCCCCCCTcttggtccttttccatccttcccATATTAGGCACCCCCTCTTCAGGCCCCAGACTGTTTTGTCCCCACCCTACTGTGTCTTTTCCCGTGCTTGGAGAGTGTTGTTTAGCATTAGGGATGTTTCTCTCAGGTAGCTTCCTCCCTCGTCCTATTGTCGGGGATCCCCTTCCTTGCTCTGTGTGGGTTCGTCCAGCCACTTGTACACCACGACCTGATGTCAGCGACTTACGGTCCATTTGCTTCCCACTATCTTGCTTGGCCTCCATTGCCCCACTACCTCTCTCTTCCTGCCCTCCCATATGGTATCTCTGCTCTGCACGGGGGGAGAGATAAAATCTTATCCCTCCTGACTCATTCCGGTTTCCTTTTGCTGGTTGCTGCGCAGCTTGTCGGCGTGTAGTCATTACTGATATCAATAtctcatatataattttttagggAGGGAGGATCGGTAATCCGCAAGAGTCATATAAAgttatataaatatacagtggagCAGCAAGACCAGATCACTCCCCTTTCTCTCCTCTAGCCTTTTAGGGGAAGGGAGACCCCCAAAAAGCAGTCTCTATGAGTCAATAGGGACTGCTCCTGTTCACAATGGAGTATTCCCCCCCTTTTTTAGTTTTGCAGGGAGGTATGCAGGTGGATATATGCATGGGGGCTTGCAAAATGTGTGCGTTATCCCTTTTTCCCTTTGCAAGTCTTCTCCAAGGAAGGAAAAGAGGAGATTTTTGTGTGGAGTTGACTAGCAATGGGCAAATAAAACAAGTAAAACAAGCTAAAGAATCAGTTCAGTCGTATTCCATCAAAGTTTTTCCAGAGTCTTTCACTACTATAATGCTATGGACCAGATAGGATCAGAGCAGACAGTTTTTCAATTATTTTAATAGTCCTCGTCCTCCTGATCTTACTCCACCTGGCCAGCTTCCTTAGCAGCACTTTAATTTTTAGTATATGAGATAGGTATGAGTATACGTTTAAGGTGCAAATTTGAACAGTCCTACCCGATTTTCAGAAACGTCCATGCATTTCATCCATCCGGCATATACCCTCCCGGGCGTCTCTCAGACATGGCTAAGCTGTGTGAGGCTTCTCCGGACTTGTGTAAGAGTTGCCATCCCGCTTCGCCCTTGCCGCCGTTTGCTGTCAGTTCACCCGTCCTCCAGGGCTCCGAGCTCCGAACTCTTCCGATATTATCCGTCAccaccctctcaccacacaggaatGTGACAGCGGCTTTCGATCCGTGTGATGAAACCGCCCGCTGGATGGCTCACTGCGGCCGCTCACCCCTAGACTCGGAAGGACGCCAGCCGACCGGCAATCAATCAGCTGAGCGGTGAGCGTCCGGACCTCTAAGTAGGTAACAGGTATCAGGTATCAGCAGCTCATTCCGGGCCGGTCTGTAGTTaacatcatcaaaggcgtcggtaAATTTCGACACAGGAGCTCAGAATAACTTCTGCATGTTCACTCAGGGAGGAGCCCTTGGACACTCACAGCATCACACCTGTGAGCTGTTGGATTGGGctgtttcttctggggatttccacgtaggtgtcgttgtggatcgttgtgagcatgtggacgtccctccacctgagagccaatatctcttcattccgCAAAGACGCCATCTCCCTCTGTTATAGTCTTTCAGTAACGAGCCTTTGCGGAGgcccttcctattggctcgcactgtaccacacactggagtgtccttgcggtaaagattgcggaagaggggcaagctttatagtaattatccacataaaggtggtaaccctttccaaggagtggatataccagctcccaaacaacctttccgctggctttgatgtactctggacattcaggggtatgcagttgggtgtccttcccttcgtacacccagaAGGCGTACATATACCCCAtttctcggtcacatagcttgtagaaCTTAACCCCATATcgagcccttttgctggggataaactgcttgaagccaagcctgcctgtgaagtggaccaatgactcatccacggagatattttggtcggggataaataactgggggaatttctcagagaaaaaatttagaagtggccgatttttaaataatttgtcatgtgatgggccatttcagggagggcactgggtgttgtcattgtaatagaggaaacgcattatcatgaggtatcttgatcttcgcataatggatgaatagattggcatgtggtggatggggctggtggaccaataggagtataattcatttttttaacttgaaccagggttgcttgttataaattgttgtgcatagaggttgcactgggccacgatggaggataataggtcttgggtaaaaattagattaaaaaaaatcaataggggcaaaattctctgtgttcacctaaacacctggctgggcggtgaaagtTTGAACACCTGGCTGGACAGATGTTTGCTGCtcctgaattagggggaagccacaggggtttttcaagggcatagggaaggccggcatgggTCCTAACGCTTTGGGGCTTGAGATGACACCCCGCTAGTTCTTGGCCTTGCTGCAGTGGTACTTAATTTCTTCTGGATGgacagacagaagagagaggcgcctctgggtgtagactaaaaacagtttttattcataaaaaaatagTAGTGATCAAACTCACATTTTAGAAGTCATCATAAAAGCATGTAAATGTGAGCAGGTTCTGAAGAAATCATCATCCATCAAGAGGTCAGGTCAGTCAAAACAACTCCTAGCCGgaggctctgcctgtgtgtgaggagaggtaccGCTGAGATGTATGGCTGGCCGCAGCGGTGACAGATCACGAAACAAGGCAGAGAGCATGGAAGGAAAACATCCGGCGAGGAGTGATGACGTCACTGGTCGAGCGACCCGTTGCAGGGCGTACGAGCTGCGGTGACAGgacagccgcgccccttcatcaggctgTGGATGGATGCGATTGGGTGCTTAAAAAATAGGAGGTGGAAGGAAGGGCCAGGACAAGGAATGTGGTGATTGGTCTGgatgaagggaaggggagggacaaAACCGGAACTAAGGGGAATGGCCAAAGGAAATAACAATCAGAAGAGTCAGCAATGAAGTATATAGCAGGACAATTATCAAAGACACAAGCGAACTGGAAAACATAACGATGGTCAAAAGGACTAATGTGtaacagatgagcactgtagtggtgcagatgagcactgtagtgacgctgatgtggtactgatggcacaaatgagcactgtattggcactaatgtggcactgatgagcactgtagtggcactgggcactgtagtggcattgatGGAGCACTAACGTGGCAGTGATGGAGCACTGACAtggcactggtggcaccgatgggcactgtagtggcactgatgggcactggtggcaccgatgtggtactggaggcacagatgagcactgggcactggtgtggcactgacggagcactggcgtggcactggcggcacagatgggcactgaagtagcagaggtggcactgatgggcactggtggcactgatgtggcactgatgagcactatagtggcactgatggacactgtagtggcactgatgggtagtgtagtggcactggtggcacaggtgggtactgtagtggcactgatgggtagtgtagtggcactggtggcactgtagGGTACagattagcactgtagtggcacttgtgtggcactgtatggcactgctgggcactgttgtacTTTCACTCACTATTTCTCAGTCGATTTGTCACTCGatctcgcttctctcctctcacgctgtatcagtgtgaggagaagaagagagagaaaagagagctgggacctttgcatgaccccagtttgttgacattatgatcgctccctcattggagggatcgatcacgtggtaaagggccgctgtcattggccctttaccgcgatccatgTTACGCCGGGTCCCGTGAACCAGACGAGCATGAACACTTCCGAGCACGTGCCCCACTGGGCTCGCGGGGAGCGAGAGTTCCGGAGGACGTCCcacaagccgaccgcgctgtagctatggcctggtcagcatgtggttaataatttatttttctttcccagcttcttctggtcttccttcagttttctccttcttcctccatcttcttcttcccccgcttcttgctCCATTTTCTTCtacttcttcctccggtgttctccatctttctccggcttcttcttccccacctcgtcctccggacgatctgcctccatgggaggctcccgcagtgtgacacttctgtgcttgtgacagctcttatataacttcagtgaccccaccccctctgacgccacggggacttccctatggctttcccatggcgtcagagggggcggggtcactattTATGTAAACgggggaccccgcccccctctgacgccatgggaaaGTCATAGGGAagccagagggggtggggtcacactGGCCGTTAAAAAGAACTGTTACAAGcacagaagcgtcacactgcgggagcctcccattgaggcagatcgtccggaggacgaatcggggaagaagaagcgggaggaagatggagaagaccggaggaagaagcagaagaccggaggaagaagcagaggaagatggagcaagaagcgggggaagaagaagatggaggaagaaggagaaaccgaaggaagaccagaagaagatggaggaagaagcggggaaagaagaagacattattaataaaggaattgtcaaaaaccggctattgtcttttttaccattttgacacttttttccttgaaatggcaggggtacatttgtaccccattaccaattcacacaggggggaggcagggatctgggggtccctttgttaaagggggcttccagattctgataagcccccgcctgcatacccccacaacaaccgggcaagggttgtggggatgaggcccttgtccccatcaatgtgggtacaaggtgctttggcgagctaccccaaagcaccctccccatgttgagagcatgtggcctggtacggtttagggggggcactctctcatccccttctcttttcctgtggcctgccaggttgtgtgctcggataagggtctggtatgaattttgagggggacccctatgccatttttttaaaatttgtcgCAGGGTTCCCCTCAATTTTCTATatcagatccgaagggcctggtatggattttagggggacccccacgcaatttttttttaaattttggttcagggttccccttaatatttataccagacccatagggcctggtaatggactgagtggggatcccatgctctttttttcaatgatttttatctatattgccgagatccgacaattcattacagcagcgatcagttttgaatgacaatttttcctttagaaatgacattttgctgtcagactgttctaaacacgggaaacatgcgccactttacaggcatactatagacaccccctaggcacgatatctaaaggtatatttaatttttattgtttcacgttaaccattaaaaaaatcactgctcccgaaaaaacgtccatttttaaaaaaaacatttttgcatcgatacatgtccacactttttatgacaataacgtgcatataagccttaaaaatgagcactttttattattcattttcatgtcccatagactttaatggtgttcgtgtgttcgaacaaattttttgcctgttcagtatgttctggagcaaaccgaaccaggggggtgttcggcccatccctactaaccatgtccatccctttatgactacagtgtacccatcttctacttccagcaggataatgtaccatgtcacaaatctCCAATCATTTCACCACTAGAccatgaggtcactgtactccaaatacctccacagtcaccagatctcaatccaatagagcacctttgggatgtggtggcacggaagatttgcatcatggatgtgcagccgataaatctgcagcaactgcgtgatgctatcatgtcactatggaccaaaatctctgaggaatgtttccaacactaattttggtagcataattaatgaTGTGGAATATAGGTTCCTTGCTAAAGCACATGATTTTTAatcaagttgttatgagtaaagttccactttaaggtgctcGGTCCCAAGTCATCTGTCTTCTGAACTAAAGAGTGGGAGGATGCTTTACACTGTAGCCTGTTGATGTGAACACTTAACATTGGTTCCAGCAGTGGGATCCCCATAGGGTCCTGATGACACCAGCAGCGTAGTGATGTCATGATGAGGGGTGGCAGTAAGACTGCTCTGCTTGGGTCTTGGCTGCAGTGGTGAATCACCAGTCTTCACTTCCAAAGACATCAGATGTTAACATCAGATAAAAAGAAAGGAGTGCCCGGTGTCCAGAGAAATGTGAATTCTAAAATATAGTTCATGGGTCTTTATAAAAAATTAGcaacatgtacatcaagccaatgtgtttttttgggggggaatagactccaccttcttcagggctgttgctacGTACTATTTGGTGGGAAAGATTCCCATGAGTTGGATCAAAGTTTCTGGAAGTTTGCTGCTTATACAAAGAAAGCTGGCATCACACCATTCAGAAACTTTGATCCAACATAACCACTCATGGGAATCTTTCCCACCAAATAGTACACAGcaacagccctgaggaagggggggcCTATTCCCTGAAACACGCTGGCTTGATGCATATGttgaaaaaaaagaagattggtcaCAAACCGTGGAAGGAAGAACTTCTTTTCCattttgttgtgaacaagcaccaGTTATCCATGTAAAaccggtctaccaatgttcctgtaacgttctgtctacgtcctttggcaccttgacaataaagtaactattccACAGAAGTTCTTCCTTACAAGGTGTTTCTTCAATTAATATTGACAGCGGTGAGCCGGGGCCAGCACCCACAAATAAATCTTTATCCACAGTCTGAGCGGTGTTACACTCTTTCTGGATTTTGATGCatatgttgcaattttttatgaaaGACCCATGAACCATATTATAGTCACATTTCTTTGGACACCGGGCGCTCCTTTCTTTTTATCTAAGTCTACATGCTGAAACAACCTTAAGGTCGCACAGAAAAGGCAGCAGCTCAAACCTCAAGAGGGCCAATCACCACCATCCATCACTGGGCACTACCCACCGGAAGACATTTCTTCCTTCTGTCCACTCGAATACCCACTCAGGACCATGGACCTATCCAGTTAGTCCAGTCCCCAACACAAGAAAGACATCAGATGGGATGCAAAGAGAATTTCCAACAACCTAAGAGCTTTGTAAGAAATAGAGATTGTTTCCAACTTTGGAGATGCCCATTACTTAGAAAGTACAGGACAACATCGGTCTACTTCCGATCAGCATTAAACTTATCCAGTTATGTAAGCAGCTAAAACAGGTTGCCAAATAACGACAACTCTTTGGTATGAACAGAGGTTTGGTGCACTGCAAACCCCAGTTGGTGCCCCAATCTAAATCAATGGAAGGCCCAAAGTGGCtcatttttgttcttttctttttttttttttaatttaagatttttattgtgttttataaaGAGAAAAAGAATACAGAAATATCGCCCCCATTTTTGTTCTTTTCAATGCTTCGTGTTTGAAAAGTGCTTGCATGAGAATCAAGAATTGTATTGGTGATGCTCTCATTGTTGTACCTCCATGAATTGTATTCAGGGAATGAAGTACAATTGTGGTAATCATGTACTGTGCATTTGCAGGGAGGAACAATGTGATTGTGGTAATTGACGATTTAGAAAATGCCAGTGATGAGGAGAAGGCCCAGATTCTGGAGATTCAGCCCAGCATTGGACAATATGCCCGGGATTTGTACCTATTCAGCTCTACACATGATAAAAGAAATTCACCAAACTCCCAGAAGAATCTCAAAGAGATCAAACACATCATAAAAGGTAAAGCAAAATCAACCAGTCATTGGGACTTTATTGGGTCATCCTCTCAGATCAATGCACATTTTTACATACTTGCTGCTCCATATTAATTAATGACATTTCATATGTAAATTCCAATTAAATTTGCAGTTTAAAGTATCATTTATTCTAGGGgcctcaaaacaaaaggtgtgcaaagtcttaacattgttttgtttttggaaagcagacacatcTTGAGTACAAAATCCTGGTCCCTCCCTAGATGCTAaaccagggataggcaacctcggccctccagccgttttgaaactacaagttccaggagacattgcaagaccctgacaatcacaggcatgactcctagaggcagagccatgatgggatttgtagtttcaccacagctggagagccgaggttgcctacccctgtgctaaACCCTCACTCAAGGGCGAGGCCTGACATATTGGAGATCTTTAGTCAGCGGGCAACATGAGCTTTGCTTATTGGATAGCTGTAGCTCTTACTCAACAGGGGTAATCTTTGCCGAGAGACCACTGCTTACACAGAGAGAGCAAGGATCCTTCTCTACAATGCTGTCAGGGGACATGCTTATCTATCTAACAATTTAAGCAATTTAAGCAATTATCCGGTTTATCCTCATTTAGCCTACACTTACTGACAATAGCAAAATAGTCTGCTCAAGTATTCAGCATTCTATATACAAGACATTCATCTGAATTGAGTTATTATGGTTATTCTGACATTTGCCATTATATTCCAAAATATTCTGTGATACAGATTTctaattgtttgtttttgtttgttgcaGCTCACAATAGAAGAATGCCGGTAAGTGCATCAGAATATACAAGATGTGCACTTGAAAGCAGGGCCAACTGTGACTGAGTCACCCACACTCTCCACTAGGGGTGCTGCCTCAGAAAAGGCTGACTAAAGCCTAAACACACCAGCCGCTGACAGTCCACAGCCCAGGCAGAACTCTGTTTCTGCCTAATGTGAACGAACGGCAGGTTCTAAATCTTTCACTCATCATTCTTCTGGTCACTATTAGCAACGACCCACCAATGGCTTAGGATCCTCCTTTTGAAAGGTCTTACATCTTCTCCATGGTGACAGGATAGGCCTCTGACTGTCCAATGAACACCTGAGGCCCGTGTGACATGGGGGCCCAGGTCACTTGCCGTGTGCTACATGGAAGAGGTCAGTTCCTCTCCGAAAAGGGTGACTTCATCCGCTGCCCCATCCAAACCAGGTTTGGACTACTGTAACATCACTTCAGGATCCATGTCAGGCTGGAGGGATCTACAGGTCAGGCCTATGGTACCTCCAcctggttctagaagcttggagaagattctagaagctAGTTTGTGGAGGCAAGGAGGCTGAGATCTGCATATTCATGGGAATCtgaccaatccccaggcaggagACCTGTCAGGGTGGTTGGGTCAGCCCATAAATATTGTGGAGCCTGGCCAGTTGGGATAGTTCTGCTTtggttgggtggaagatggagtgctggggCTGTGTCGTGGAGCCTGGGAGGGGCCCCCAGAGCTGAGAGGACTCTGTCTCCAGGCTAGGAGCTGAGGAAGCAGAGAAGTTGTAGAGAGGCATCTCCACTACCCCTCAGTCTCATCCGGGAGATACTCTGGCTAGCATGAGAGGACCTGGACAGCAGGAGGCCAGAACAGCAGTCTTATCCAAAGCAGCAGGATTCAAGGGACAGTGTGAGAACCTTTACACCTACAGGGCCGAAAAGGGAGAAGACTGCCAGATGCAATATCCAGCAAGCTTTCACAGGGATAGTGTCATATCTAAACCTAATCCCTTGCTTTAGGACACCTTACAAggaagccaggtgggctggtatttttggttaaggggacatagagctcctcCAAGCTTGGGGCTTTGCTAAATTCCACTAAGGGGGCACAGAACTCCGACAAGAGAAATTTTTACTGCCAATTACAGAGAGACTGATATTGTTTCAGAGGGGATACAGTCCAGGATTTGCCATTTTTCAGTGTATATAGTGAAGGCAGCTGTCCTTGTGTTGTTCtatcaagtcaagttgggcatcccataatgcctcttccccatccaagttgttttcccctaataaaacaacaaaaacaagcccatagACTGATTTCTGTCTTTGAAGAAAAGTTGGAAAATGCGTGTTGTTGGCAATGCAGGAATAGGGGTACCCAAAAATCCAGCGGTCCTctagggggtagcactacataggGAGTCAGCCAACAGTAACTCCATACCTACCTTTTTCCAAATATCTTTTCCTTCCCtgaaatcctccttcatttgtgtctcacacgtTCCCCCtctcagacactgcagctcacagtgggagggtttcagctaCAGAGGCAGgactgtcaatccagaaagcagtggatgggactaggtgtggccaggtgctgactGACAACCTGATAGCCACACCCCCTGCAACATTTATTAATTCCACTTCAGTACAATCAGGCACCACCTACATGAGAGTAACAACTCTGAACTGAATTCAGAAGCAGTGCAACATAATTGCCACCCCCTCACAGGAAGCTGTATAAGGTGGGCTGTaatgacaggatcaacaggtaatcaTGGGACTATGTAATGGAAGGCCATAGCTTTGATTTTTCCCTCTGCTTTGATTACAATTACTTTTCCCTGAAATGGTTGCCCCAAATTTTACCAAATTATCAAGAAATCTGAAACTCAGTTTTGCCCACCCCTGGTTCTTACACCGTCATACAATGCATTATAATGTATCATGTGCCATGCATCACTTGCTTATATTGATTATACAAGTACAAGGATTTCTTCTTATTTTTCAGAGCATAAGCTTTGGAGAAATATCTATCAAACACCATTTTCTGGTTATATTCATCTTAATGATCTGTGGCCTTCTTACTTTCATCATATTACTGGTTGCGTTTGAGATCCAACAGAGTACTGTACCTCTGACTACGGCAAGTACATGGAATATCaccgccaacaccaccgccaaaatGTGAACCCGCAGACATAGCCATGGAAAGTCCTACACATAGACATGGCCATGGAAAGTCCTATTCTattgtgcagtatatatatatacgtttagaATGGGTAACAGGTGGAGGAAAATAAAGTTAAGTAAATGTCTTGGGTACAATTTGTTTTTACCTAaaccaatacaaaaataaaatgaataaaacttTGCGATGATGATATATATGTGTCTTTTTTCCAGGGGGAACGTGGGAGAATGCAGTTCCTGCAcatccagcactaaatgtatgcagGGGATAgcggggtgtgctgaagggtccaATAATGCCAGCTGCCAGGGGATTTATTGTTACTGGGGGGGTCAATTGTTTTTGTCCCCCAGCAACAATTAAACCCACTAGCGACATAAGACCCATCCATCTTATGTTGCTagtgggtcaattgttgctgggagggatctactgttgaggttggggtctattgttgctggctgctggaggatccattaATGGTggctgttgggggatctattgttgcttgggggatttattgttgagggaggggtctattgttgctggggattcttatgttgctggtagtgtcagaaaccatgaaatcagaccgagacagaagtacagttaaatcacacatgtttaataataaaagtaaaaagaacaaacgtagtcaaaacatagctaaagttcagtaaccggaacggatagtcagccaagccagaagtcagggatcaacgtagtgaaacagcaagcaggatctggagccagaagggatgtcagcaaagcaagtctttaaacaggaacgcaggagatcatctctgtgatgttgaccaaggtgaaggcagagatcatctggaccggacagcttaagtaggcaggactgacgagcaggatatcatcaacagctgagtaactgtggagagagatgggagctggcaattagccaacagctgagcggccagctcagaggaggaagggctgagcccagccctgacaggtagtcaattgttgctgggagcgaTCTACTGTTGAgtaggggtctattattgctggctgctggaaggtctattAATGTTGGCTTCTGGGGGATTTCTTGTTGCTGgtaggggtctattgttcctggggtgggTTTTTTGTTGTGAGGCAATATTTTGTTGCAAGTGGTCCATTATTGTTGAGGGTATCTACTATTGGGGGGAGTGTATTTTTGCtttgggggctattgttgctggctggcttccattttactgcttttcttattatGATTACCAAATTCCTTacagattacttagcaccacaaaattatacttcaTTGTTTtatctaaaaggggcggtactgggaggtgggtatgaGATGGaaacaaggaacggtgcttggaggtgggtagggagtggagacaaggggtgacttgggagaggggagttcctgcacctactatctgagaaaaaaagccttgtgtatatatatatatttatggttagaAAGGGAAAAGAGTTTACATTTGAAAATGTGATTGATCTACCTGATTACTGTATATTAGTGAATTTGAGGTGTTATAaccaaggctttttttctcagagaccaggtgcaggtactccctcctTCCAAGACAcattttgtctccaccccctacccacctctgagcaccgtcccttagctccaccccctacccacctcccagtatcaccCTT
Proteins encoded:
- the LOC141148162 gene encoding uncharacterized protein gives rise to the protein MFQKALVGIFSREHRDCYDWLIAFLLDSSLVKDVRQVSIPCDYICEARHCSFAVLYHTKNRGRLNVTNVRDSLYDEELEALSRLLGRNNVIVVIDDLENASDEEKAQILEIQPSIGQYARDLYLFSSTHDKRNSPNSQKNLKEIKHIIKAHNRRMPSISFGEISIKHHFLVIFILMICGLLTFIILLVAFEIQQSTVPLTTASTWNITANTTAKM